One window from the genome of Oceanisphaera sp. IT1-181 encodes:
- the pyk gene encoding pyruvate kinase translates to MLRRTKIVTTLGPATDRDNNLEGIIKAGANVVRMNFSHGTAEDHMNRANQVREIAKRLGVHVAILGDLQGPKIRVSTFKDKKIHLNLGDKFILDADLGLGLGDETQVGIDYKDLPRDVKIDDVLLLDDGRVQLRVDSVEGNKVFTIVTVAGPLSNNKGINKKGGGLSAPALTDKDREDIITAAKIGVDYLAVSFPRTGEDMRIARELARAAGSNAKMVAKVERAEAVASDAAMEDVILASDVVMVARGDLGVEIGDSELVGVQKKLIRASRRLNRVVITATQMMESMISAPLPTRAEVMDVANAVLDGTDAVMLSAETAAGDFPIETVKAMAEVCLGAEKHPSINVSNHRMNFTFTSVEETIAMSTMYAANHLQGVKAIVALTHSGTTPLLLSRISSGLPIFSMSGEDKTLAWSSMYRGVTPVYFKHDVALNNAQVSREALATLKKAGYVNSGDLVLLTHGDTMEVIGSTNTCKILTVE, encoded by the coding sequence ATGTTAAGACGTACCAAGATAGTTACTACCCTGGGCCCGGCGACTGATCGCGACAATAATCTCGAAGGCATTATTAAAGCCGGCGCCAACGTGGTGCGTATGAACTTTTCTCACGGCACCGCCGAAGATCATATGAACCGCGCTAATCAAGTACGTGAAATCGCCAAGAGACTGGGCGTGCACGTGGCGATTCTGGGTGACCTGCAAGGCCCTAAGATCCGCGTTTCTACCTTTAAAGATAAAAAAATCCACTTAAATCTGGGCGACAAGTTTATTTTGGACGCAGACCTTGGCTTAGGCTTAGGCGATGAGACTCAAGTTGGTATCGATTATAAAGACCTGCCACGCGACGTTAAAATTGACGACGTGTTATTGCTGGACGATGGCCGCGTACAACTGCGCGTTGACAGCGTAGAAGGCAACAAAGTATTTACGATCGTGACCGTTGCTGGCCCGCTGTCTAACAACAAAGGCATCAACAAGAAAGGCGGCGGTTTATCTGCTCCTGCGCTGACTGATAAAGACCGCGAAGACATCATTACTGCGGCTAAAATCGGCGTAGATTACTTAGCCGTGTCTTTCCCACGTACTGGCGAAGACATGCGCATTGCCCGTGAATTGGCTCGCGCCGCTGGCAGTAACGCTAAAATGGTCGCTAAAGTTGAGCGTGCTGAAGCCGTTGCCTCTGACGCTGCTATGGAAGATGTAATCTTAGCATCAGACGTAGTCATGGTTGCTCGTGGTGACTTGGGTGTGGAAATTGGTGACTCTGAGCTGGTTGGTGTACAGAAGAAGTTGATCCGTGCTTCACGTCGCTTAAACCGCGTCGTGATTACTGCAACTCAGATGATGGAATCTATGATTTCAGCGCCATTGCCAACGCGTGCCGAAGTCATGGACGTGGCCAACGCGGTACTGGATGGTACCGATGCGGTAATGCTGTCTGCTGAAACTGCAGCCGGTGACTTCCCAATTGAAACCGTTAAAGCCATGGCTGAAGTATGTTTAGGCGCTGAGAAGCACCCAAGCATCAACGTTTCTAATCACCGCATGAACTTCACGTTCACCTCGGTTGAAGAAACCATTGCTATGTCTACCATGTATGCGGCTAACCACTTGCAAGGCGTTAAAGCCATCGTTGCCTTAACTCATTCAGGTACTACTCCGTTACTGCTGTCTCGCATCAGTTCTGGCCTGCCAATCTTCTCCATGTCTGGCGAAGACAAGACACTGGCGTGGAGCAGCATGTACCGCGGCGTAACACCTGTGTACTTCAAGCATGACGTTGCTTTAAACAACGCCCAAGTGAGCCGTGAAGCGCTGGCCACCTTGAAGAAAGCCGGTTACGTGAACAGCGGTGACTTAGTGCTGCTGACCCATGGCGATACCATGGAAGTGATTGGTAGCACCAATACCTGTAAAATTCTGACTGTTGAGTAA
- the sodB gene encoding superoxide dismutase [Fe]: MAFELPALPYAKNALLPHISEETLEYHYGKHHNSYVVNLNNLVPGTEFEGKSLEEIIKTSAGGIFNNAAQIWNHTFYWHCLAPNGGGEPTGALADAIKAAFGSFDAFKEEFTKSCVTNFGSGWTWLVKNADGTVAIANTSNAGCPLTGDATPLLTCDVWEHAYYIDYRNVRPDYVKAFWSLVNWEFAAENFAK; this comes from the coding sequence ATGGCATTTGAACTTCCCGCCCTGCCGTACGCAAAAAACGCCCTGCTGCCACATATTTCTGAGGAAACTCTGGAGTATCACTACGGTAAGCACCACAACTCTTACGTTGTTAACCTGAACAACTTGGTACCGGGTACTGAGTTTGAAGGCAAGTCTCTGGAAGAAATCATCAAAACTTCTGCTGGCGGTATCTTCAACAACGCAGCACAAATCTGGAACCACACCTTCTATTGGCATTGCTTGGCGCCAAACGGTGGCGGCGAGCCTACCGGTGCGTTGGCTGACGCCATCAAAGCCGCGTTCGGTTCATTTGATGCCTTCAAAGAAGAGTTCACCAAGTCTTGCGTGACTAACTTCGGTTCAGGCTGGACGTGGTTAGTGAAGAATGCCGACGGTACCGTGGCTATCGCTAACACTTCTAACGCCGGTTGCCCGCTGACTGGCGACGCGACTCCGTTGCTGACCTGTGATGTGTGGGAACATGCCTACTACATCGACTATCGCAACGTGCGTCCTGACTATGTAAAGGCCTTCTGGTCTCTGGTTAACTGGGAATTTGCGGCAGAAAACTTCGCCAAGTAA
- a CDS encoding Grx4 family monothiol glutaredoxin has product METIEKIKTQISENPILLYMKGSPKFPSCGFSAQASQALMNCGEPFAFVDILQNPEIRAELPKYADWPTFPQLWVDGELVGGCDIIMEMFQQGELKSLIAETAAKYPKEEADKK; this is encoded by the coding sequence ATGGAAACAATTGAGAAAATCAAAACCCAAATCAGTGAGAACCCAATTCTGCTTTATATGAAAGGATCGCCTAAGTTCCCCAGCTGTGGTTTCTCCGCTCAAGCGTCACAAGCGCTGATGAATTGTGGCGAACCTTTTGCGTTTGTGGATATTTTGCAAAATCCAGAAATCCGTGCCGAATTGCCTAAGTACGCCGATTGGCCGACCTTCCCACAGTTGTGGGTTGACGGTGAGCTGGTAGGCGGTTGCGACATCATCATGGAAATGTTTCAACAGGGCGAACTTAAGTCCCTGATCGCCGAAACTGCCGCTAAATACCCGAAAGAAGAAGCAGATAAAAAATAG